Below is a genomic region from Mycolicibacter hiberniae.
GCTTGACCGGCGACCCGGCCACCAGCTCCGGGCTGCACGTCACCGTCAGGGACATGTCGGCGGCCGGATCGCGCAGCACCATGAACACCGTGCGTACCCCGGGGCGCAGGTTGATCTGGGTCAGCTGCCCCTCCACCCACACCGACCCCAGCCGGTCGATCCAGCCCTTGACCCGGACGGCAACCGCGCGGACCGGGAAGGGGTTCTCGGCGGATTCGCCCGGGGCGGGGGCGGTCACTTGGCGGTGGTGCGGGTGATCCTGTTGGCCAGCAGCGTCTGGAACGGGGCCCGGGCCTTGGTGGCCTCCTCGTAGGCCAGCAGCGTCTCCAGCTCGTCGAGGCTCAGCGAGGCCAGCCGGGCCCGCAGCTGGGCCAGCGTCAGCGAGCCGTAGTCCAGTTCGTCGACCAGGTCGGGGACAGGCACCTGCGCGCCCCCGCCCTGGCTGCCTGCGGCGCCGGTGTCGGCCTTGGCGGGCTCGCTCGGCGGGGCAACGGCATCGTCGGCATCGTCGTCGTCCTCGCGGCTGTCACTGAACGAATAGAGCGCAAACCGCCCCTCGGTGCGCTGACCGGTGTCGGCGTCGTCGAAGGCCGCTGCGTTGCCGCCGTCGTCGTCGTCGAAGGTGGCCCACTCCGGCTGCTCATCCTTGGGCGGGAACAGTGACTCGAGGGTGGAGTCGCCCTTGTTGACCAGGTCAGCGACGCCCTGCTGCCAGCGCATCACCGCGTGCGCGGCCTGGCTGGCCAGCGTCATCGGGTAGGTCAGGATGGTTTGCGGCAGCTTCATGGTCTCCTCGACCGCGACGGTGGCCGCGCCGACCAGAAGCCGGACTCCAAAGGGTGCATTTGCCATGGCCTCCAGACTGCCTTACCTGCCGTTCATCTCCAAGCATCGGGTGGCGTGCCGCGAGCTGGCGGTCCCGAGTCGGCAGACCGTACGCTGGTTGCCATGCCGCCGACCCTCGATGTGGAGAACTCTGCCAACCCGGGATCGCCCGTCCCCGCCACCCACACCGGGAAGCGGGTGTTACTGGCCGAGCCGCGCGGCTACTGCGCGGGAGTGGACCGGGCGGTGGAGACCGTCGAGCGGGCGCTGGAGAAGCACGGCGCACCGGTGTACGTGCGCCACGAGATCGTGCACAACAAGCATGTTGTGGACACCCTGACGAACAAGGGCGCGGTCTTCGTGCACGAGACCGACGAGGTGCCCGAAGGCGCGATGGTGGTGTTCTCCGCGCACGGGGTGGCCCCCACCGTGCACGAATCGGCCGCCGAGCGCAGCCTGCGGGTGATCGACGCGACCTGCCCGCTGGTGACCAAGGTGCACAACGAAGCCAAGCGGTTCGCCCGCGACGGCTACGACATCCTGCTGATCGGCCACGCCGGCCACGAGGAAGTGGTCGGCATCATCGGTGAGGCGCCTGAGGACGTGCAGCTGGTCGACGGCCTGGACGCGGTGGACTCGGTGCGGGTGCGCGACGAGAACAAGGTGGTGTGGCTGTCACAGACCACGCTCAGCGTGGACGAGACGATGCAGACCGTGGTCAAGCTGCGGGCGCGGTTCCCCAACCTGCAGGATCCCCCCAGCGACGATATCTGCTACGCCACCCAGAACCGCCAGACCGCAGTCAAGGCGATGGCCCCGGAGTGCGAGCTGGTGATCGTGGTGGGGTCGCGCAACTCGTCGAACTCCAACCGGCTGGTCGAGGTGGCGCTGGGTGCCGGTGCCCGCGCCGCCCACCTGGTCGACTACGCCGACGACATCGACCCGGCCTGGCTGACACCCGAGACCGGCCAGGTGCAGACCATCGGCGTCACCTCGGGTGCCTCGGTGCCGGAGATCCTGGTCCGCGGGGTGCTGGAGCGGCTGGCCGAGTACGGCTACGCCACGGTGTTCCCGGTGGCCACGGCCAACGAGACGCTGGTGTTCGCCCTGCCCCGCGAGATCCGGCCGAGCCGACGCTAGCTGCACGTGCGGCGTCCCCCGGGCGCTGCTGAGGTCAGTCCGCTCTGTGGGGGCGCCCTAACGCCGTGACGTCGGCCAGGGCGATCCGCGTGCTCGTCTCGTGCTTGGAGAGGGGCCGCATGTGGTGCCATCCCTCGATCGTCAGCTTCGGCCTGTTGTCCTGGCCGCTGAACTCCTCCAGGAAATATCGCAGGGTCTCACTCGTCGTGTGATCGACGAGGGGTACGCGCGAGCTCAGGTGCAGCTGCACCGTCTGGGCATCCGGTGGATACTGCCCCAATTCCCGAATGACGTGGAACAGGTTGAAACACACCAGGGAACCGTCCAGGTACAGGTGGTAGGCGCCCTCAGTGAAATCCCGCTGTGTCACCGGGTTGCGGAAGAGACTGACGAATCGACCGGTAAGGCCCGGCTCGGCGGAATCTGAGCCGGTGCGCGACGTGTGCCACAGGCTCTCCAACCACAGATTCAATACCAATTTCACGGCGGCGCCGGCGAGAAGACCGATGAGCAGGTCCGTCGTCAACGTCACGAGCAAGGTGATCACGAAGATGACGACCTGCTCCGTCCCGACCCGTGCGACATTGAGCCACACCGCGGGCCGACACAGTTTGTAGCCGATGAAGACCAGGACGGCGGCCAACACCGTCAGCGGGACCTTGTTGATCAGGTGGCTGAACAGCAGCACGAATATCAACAGAAAGCAGGCGTTGTAGAAGTTGGCCCACTGGGTCCGGCCCCCGCCCAGAATATTGGCAGTGCTCTTGACCATGCCGGGGATGATCGTCAGGCCACCGAGCACGCTCGAGGCGACGTTAGAGGCTCCCATGGCCTGCAGGGTCCGATCCGGGTCGGAGCGGCGCCGAAAGGGATCGATCTTGTCGACGGCCGCTATTGTCGCCAGGGACTCGACCCCGTCGATCAAGACCAGGGTGAGCACCAGGTAGGCCAGAGCCAGCCAAAGTTCGGGATGGGCGAACACAGTGCCGAACTGGGGCAGGACGATCCCGTCTATGAGCGAGCTCGGGACTTCGATCAGGTAGCGCTTGTCCAGTTTGAGGATGAAGACGCTGGCGAGCGTGCCTGCGAAGAACACCCAGACCGGAGGCGGCAGTACCTTCAGAAGCCGCCCGGGCAGCGCAGTCAGGACGAAAAGCCCCGCCAGGCAACCAACCCCCAGGATGAAGACCGGACGATTCATTGACCCGACGTGGCGGGGAACTTCGGCCAGGATCGCCCAGAATTCGCGGCCCTCGAACTTCTCGCCCATAAACAGCGGGATCTGCTTGGCGATGATCATCAGACCGATCGCGGCCAGCATGCCCTGAATCGCCGCGGCCGGGAAGATGGCGCTCAGGCGGGCCACCTTCAACTTGGCAAGGAGCACCTGAACCACGCCTGCAAGGGCGATGGCAACCAGAACCAGGGGGTACCCCACCGCCAGCAACTCGGATTCCGGGGCGCCCTCACCGAGGCGGATCTGTCCCAGCGTGATCATGCTGGCGAACAAGACGGGCGCCAGTCCCGCCGCCGGGCCGCTGATGGTCACATACGAGCCGCCCAGGAACGGCAGGACAAAACCGGCGATGATCGCCGACACGATCCCGCAGATCGGCGGGGCGCCCGAGGTGACCGCAATTCCCATCGAGAACGGCAGCGAGATCAGGGCCACCGTGAAACCCGACCGCAGATCGTAGCGCCAGTGCTTCAGGCCGGCCAGGCCATTGCGCGGCTTTTCGGTCGGAACGGTCAGGAGATGTTGCATGAATCAGCTTTCTCGGCAGCGGCTAAAAGCAGTTTTGGTAAAGCGCTGCCGAAATTCGTGCAGCGTCAATCCGCCTTCATAACGGGAGGGCGCAAATTCGTGGGGGCCGGAAAAAGCGCACGGTCGCCGTTAATGCTGAATGAGCCACTTGAACCCACAGTCTCCGTAAAATCCACGCTGCGGGGTGCGCCAATCTGTCGTTCTGATACGACGATTGACCCCGAACCGGCCTGAGCCGGTATCAGCAAGTCCCGCTTGTTGGCGCTGCGCCAACATCGGGATCATAGGCCGACGCAGCTCGAGAATTCCAAGCCCCGAGCCGTCATTGGTGCATCCACAGCAAGTTGGCAGCGGAATTTACGGAGAGACCCAGCTTCGATTTTTGCGGGCGGAAAAAGGGACTTGCGAAACCGGTTTAACCGCATCGGCCAGTTTCGGCTCGTAGCGATGGCTGATTCCAGCTCACACAAAGCCTGTCAGCCCGGGTCTCCTCGGCGGAGCCGCCCTGGCTAGATGTCGAATTCCCAGGAATCGGCTTGTCCGCGCTGCTGGCGGGGACGGGCGCCACGCTGCGCTTCGTCGGCCTCGGCGTCGGTCCCGCGGTAACGCACCTGGGACACCGGGTGGCGGCTTCCGTTGCCGCTGCCCTCGGCGGGCGGGGGCTGACGGCGGCGGGGAACCGATTCTGGCGCCTCACCGGGCCGGTTGCCGCGTCCCGGCACATCCCGCGGCGCGCGGGAGTGCTCACCGCCGCGTGCCGAGTCGTGCGGCGGGCGTCCGACTGGCCGCGGCTCGGCGGTCCAGTCCGGGGCGGGCCGCCGGCGGGGCTGGCGCTCGTCGCGGGCCTCCGGCGCCGGACGGCGCCGCCGCTGCTGCGGGGATTCGCCGCGGCCCTCCGCGGCCGGACGACGGCGCGGGCGCTGGCCGCTCCCGTCGTCCATGCCCGGGCGCACGTGCCGCGAACGGGTCGGCGCTGCGCCGCCCGCCGCGCCACGACGCTCACCCGCGCGGGGGCGGGATCGCGCTGCCGAGGTCTCCCGCGCGGCCCGGCGGGCCTCCGCGGTGGCCCGGCGGGGACGTTCACCGGGGCGCTTCTCCCGGGTGGCCGGCTGCTCGATGGCATGCGCGGCATCGCGATTGAGGACCGAGCCAAGCAGCGCGCCGAGGCGGCCGCTGAGGGTGGCCCGTTGCGGGGTGGCCGGGGTCTGGGCCGCGGGCCGGGCGGTGGCGTCCAGCATGCCCAGGTACCAGCGCACCATCCCGATCAGCAGCACCGCCGCGGCGGTGAACAGCATCAGCGGGAAGCGTTCGATCAGGGGATATCCGCAGTTGATGACGATGGCTTTGAGGCCGGGGAAGCCGCCGCCGCGGAACAGCCAGTACGCGCCTGGCACCATGACGAACAGGATCAGCGGCGGCTGGACCACGGTGGTGAACACCGCCGACTGCTGCACCATGAGCACCGCGGCCAGACAGCCCATCGCATACAGGGTCGAGAAGACGATGGTCAGTTCTTTGTCGCCGGCGCCGGCGTCAAAAGCCACGCCGACTGCGGTCGCGACCACCGCCACCGCGACCGCACTCCACCAGGGCAGCCCGGTGATGGTCGGCAAGATGGAACGGTCGTCCGCGGCCACTGCCGACTTCTCCCGCGCTACTGCCACACGAAGACGGTACCGGCTGGCGACGGCGGGGGCGCACGGCGGCACGCACGGCGCTCTAGACTTGGCTTCCCGTGAGCCTGAGCCTGGGAATTGTGGGGTTGCCCAACGTCGGTAAGTCGACCCTGTTCAACGCGTTGACGCACAACGATGTGTTGGCCGCCAACTATCCGTTCGCGACGATCGAGCCCAATGAGGGCGTCGTACCGCTGCCCGATCCCCGGCTGGCCAAGCTGGCGGAGATCTTCGGCTCCGAGCGGATCCTGCCCGCGCCGGTGACGTTCGTCGACATCGCCGGCATCGTCAAGGGCGCCTCGGAGGGGGCCGGGCTGGGCAACAAGTTCCTGGCCAACATCCGCGAATGCGACGCCATCTGTCAGGTGGTGCGGGTCTTCTCCGACGACGACGTGGTGCACGTGGACGGCAAGGTCGACCCCGAGGCCGACATCGAGGTGATCGCCACCGAGCTGATCCTGGCCGACATGCAGACCCTGGAGAAGGCGATCCCGCGGCTGGAGAAAGAGGCCCGCAACAACAAGGACCGCAAGCCCGTGCACGAGGCCGCCGTGGCCGCCGCAGCGATCCTCGACACCGGCAAGACCCTGTTCGCGGCCGGGGTGGACCCCGCCCCGCTGCGCGAGCTGAACCTGCTGACCACCAAACCGTTCCTGTATGTGTTCAACGCCGACGAGACGGTGCTCACCGACGCGGCGCGGGTGGCCGCGCTGCGCGAGCTGGTGGCCCCGGCCGACGCGGTGTTCCTCGACGCCAAGATCGAAGCCGAGCTCGCCGAACTCGACGACGAATCGGCGATGGAACTGCTGGAGTCCATCGGGCAGACCGAACGCGGCCTGGACGCGTTGGCCCGCGCCGGTTTCCACACCCTGAAGTTGCAGACCTACCTGACCGCCGGCCCCAAGGAGGCACGGGCCTGGACCATCCACCAGGGCGACACCGCACCCAAGGCGGCCGGGGTGATCCACACCGACTTCGAGAAGGGCTTCATCAAGGCCGAGGTGGTCTCCTTCGACGACCTGGTCGAGGCCGGGTCCATGGCCGCGGCCAAAGCCGCCGGCAAGGTGCGCATGGAGGGCAAGGACTACGTCATGGCCGACGGGGACGTGGTGGAGTTCCGGTTCAACGTGTAGTACCTGTTGCGAAAATCGTCTTATCCAGAGGTTGATGCTGGCGATTTCGATGGTGCCGGCGTGAGCGGGCGGCGAGTTGTCGTGGCGGGTTGCGCAGGCACGATGGTGCCCGTGGCGTTGCCTTCGGCGGTGTCGCGGGGAGCTGTCAGGTGGTGGGAACGCCTCGCGCGTTAAATTGTCGAAACATCGGGTGCGCAACGGGCCGGTAGGCGGTTAGCTGTCGGTAGTTTCGGATAGATGGAGCACCGGATGGCTGCGGATAAGCCGCGATTGCGGCCGGTCTCGGATGATCCGGTCCGAGTCGAATACCGAACCGTGCACGGATATCGCCGGGCGTATCGGGTGGCCGGGGACGGGCCGCCGCTGTTGTTGATCCACGGCATCGGAGACAATTCGTCGACCTGGGAGCCGCTGATCCCCCTGTTGGCGCAGAAGTACACGGTGATCGCCCCGGATCTGCTCGGTCATGGGCTCTCGGATCAGCCGCGCGCTGACTATTCCGTCGCCGCGTTCGCCAACGGCATGCGAGATCTGCTGTCGGTCTTAGGTTTTAATCAGGTAACGGTCATCGGGCACTCCTTGGGTGGCGGGGTAGCGATGCAGTTCTGCTACCAGTACCCGCAGATGGTTGAGCGGCTGGTGTTGGTAGCCGCCGGCGGTGTGACGCGCGAGGTCAACCCCGCGCTGCGGCTGGCGTCGCTGCCGGCCGCACCGCAGGCGCTGGCCGCACTGTCGGTGCCAGGATTTGAGACAACGCTTCGGATGGTTCGGGGGCGGATCGACAAGCTGAGCCTGCCGCCGCCTCTGGTGGATCTTCCTGAGATCTTGCGGGTGCTCGGTGATTTGCGGTCGCCGAACAAGCGGGCGGCGTTCGTGCGGACGCTGCGCGCGGTGGTGGATTGGCGCGGGCAGATGGTCACCATGCTCGACCGCAGTTATCTCACCGAACGACTCCCGATCATGATCGTCTGGGGGACCCACGATCAGGTGTTGCCGTATTCGCACGCCAAGCTCGCACACGCCGCGATGCCGCATTCGCGGCTGGAAACCTTCGTCGATTCCGGTCATTTCCCGTTCCGTGACGACCCGCTACGGTTCGCCGACCTCGTCGACGACTTCATAACCAACACGGTGCCGCTGGATTTCGACCTGGAACGGTGGCGTCGGCTACTCACCGACGGAGCGGCCGACCCAGCGGTGGCGGATCCCGATGAGGAATTGCTGCGCGCGCTGACAGACGGCCGCAGCGCCACCTGACCCGCGGGTTCTGGCCCGATAACCGACAGGCTGATGCGCCGAACGGGGGGAGGGGCAGCGCCGGCCTGCCGCGGTGGAGAAGTCGCCGACGTGTGTCTCGCCGGTGACCTCACCGCGACGGCGGTAGGGGAGGCTCATCCTCATGTCGGTGGTTGAAGCGATCTATCTGGTGGCGGCGCTGCTGTGGATTGTTGTGGTGGTGGCCGCGGCGTGCATCGGAGGTCACTACCTGGTGAAGCTTCGTGCCAGGCGGCGCCAGGTGACCGGGCTGATCGACACCGTGCGGCTGTCCATCGAGCGTGTCATCAGCCCGTACCGGGCAGTGGCAACCGGCGGCACGGCCGCGCTTCAGCGGGCGGCTTCCGTAATCGGCGTCTTGGGGAGCATTGCTCAGTTGATGATCTCGTCGAGCCCGTCAGCGCGCAGCGCGGCCAGCCGATCACGCCACTCCCGAAGGGCTTCGGGCGTCAATCGCGGCCAATCGACGATCTCTTCGGCGACCCGTAGCGGCGCACTGCTGCGGTAGGAGCGGGTCGGGTTGCCGGGAAACTTCTTGTCGGTGACGTTCGGGTCGTTCTCGAACGCCCCGGTCGGCTCGACGCGGTACACCCGCGGCTCCCCGTCGCCGGCGGCGAGCTCGGCCGCCAGCCCGGCACCGTCGAGCAGCGCGGTGAAATAGATGTGGTTCATCACGATCTCGGGCCGGTAGTTGGACCGGAAGCCGGCGAGGAGTAGGTCCCCAACCGCCAATCCGGCTTTGGTGCCATGGAAGAACGGGCCTTCGTCGTCGATCGCGTCCATCGGTTACAGGGTATCGACGCGTCGAGGCCCTCGATCGGTAATCTGACCGCGGTGCGAATTCGTGATTGCGTCGGCCCGGCCGAATATCCCCGGTTGGTGCAGATTTGGCGCAGCGCCGTCGACGCGACTCACAACTTTCTGGCAGAACCCGACCGCACAGCCATCGAAACCCAGTTGGCCGACACCTACTTCCCGGCTGTTCTTCTCACCATCGCCGAGATCGACGGTGATCCGGTGGGTTTCGCCGGCACGGCGGGGGAGCACCTGGAGATGTTGTTCGTCCACGCCGACGCCCGTGGACACGGAGTCGGAAGCGCGCTACTCCAACACGCGATCGGCGCGCACGGGATCCGCCGGGTCGACGTCAACGAGCAGAACGAGCTAGCGGTCGAGTTCTACATTCGACGCGGTTTCGTCGTCACCGGCCGCACTGAGCTTGATGATGCGGATCGGCCATACCCGTTGCTGCACATGAAGGCACTGCTCGCACCGGGTTGACTCATTCGATCGGTTCGACCCATTGAACGCGCGACGGTCCGGGGCTGAACGGATCGCCGAAATACTGCGTCTCGCGCACGACCTCCCCGCGCGCGAACTCCATCACGCTCACCACGTAGGACGGCCGACCGTCGTAGGTGAGGACGAGTTCACTGATCCACAGATCGCCACCTCCGAGGATGCGGCGGACTGTGAAGCGTTTGGCATTCGGCTGGGCTTGCCGCGACGCCCGAATATGGTCGCGGCCACGAATCCGCTCACCCGACTGGGGGTATTCGAGGACCGAATCCGCCCGGTAGATCTGATGTTCGGCGTCGAAGTCGTTCGCATCCGACGCCGCCCAATGCGCCTCGAGCGCAGCGCGTATGTCGTCATCAGCCATGACAACGACGGTATCGGCTTTACGTCCGATTGGGATCAGCCAGATTGAATGTCTGAATCGAGCGGTCTACCAGATGACGGCGAGCCCGGCGGCGGTCAGCACCAGGGCACCCGCGGCGTAGAACAGCGGGCGCGGGGCTTCCCCACCTGACTTACGCTGCCGTGCCCGGCCGATGCCCAGCACGGCACCGAGGGCGACCAGGATCACCAGCTTGGTCCCGATCTTGGGGTAGTTGAGCACCACGTCGGCAGGCCAGGGGGCCGCCAGCGCCAGTCCGGTCAGCAGGGACAGCAAGACGCCGTAGTTCATCACCGGGGTGAGCTGGAAGCGCCGCGCCGCAGCTTCGGCGACCAGCGCACCGAACGTCACCGCGAAACCGACGATGTGCAGCAGAACTATTACGTGCCGTAGTACCTCCACGCCGCTCAGGCTAACCCGTGGCGGCGGCAAATGGTATTCCATCCGGCAAGCGCGCCTCCGCGTCGCTCGCCGATCTGGCGCCGAGTCTCTAGCCTTGCCCGCATGACTACCTCCCTCACCCGCCTGGCCGCCGTCGTCGCCGCCACCAGTGACCCGGCCGCTGCCGACCCCGCAGGCTCGCAAGTGGTCTTCAGTGCCTCCGCCGTCGGCCACGACGCGGTCGCCAGCACCGTCACGCTGGGCCAGTACAGCGTCGAGGTCGACGAACCGCCGGCGCTCGGCGGCGAGAACACCGCCCCCAACCCGGTGGAGTACTACCTGGCATCGCTGCTGTCCTGCCAGATCGTCACGTGGCGGTACTGGGCGGAGAAGCTGGGTATCACCGTCGATGAGATCACCGGGCGTGCCGAAGGCGACCTGGACGTTCGTGGCTTCTTCGGTCTGGACGACGACGTCCGCCCCGGCTTCAACCAGGTGCGGGTGGTCATCACCGTGACCGGCCCGGAGACCGAGGAGCGCTACCGGGAGCTGCACCAGACGGTGGAAAAGCACTGCCCGGTACTGGATCTGACCACCAACGTCACCCCGGTGCACAGCACCCTGGAGGTAAAGTAGCGCCGGTGATCTTCATCGTCGTCAAGTTCGCGGTCAAGCCGGATTGGGCGCAGCGCTGGCCGCAGTTGGTGGCCGGCTTCACCGAGGCCACCCGGGCCGAGCCCGGCAACCTGTGGTTCGAGTGGTCGCGCAGTCTCGATGACGCATGCGAGTATGTGCTCGTCGAGGCTTTCCGCGACGGCGAAGCGGGCAGTGCCCACGTCAACAGCGAGCACTTCAAACAGGCCATGGCCGACATGCCGCAGGCCCTGGTGTCGACACCGAAGATCATCAGCCAGCAGATCGACGCCACGGACTGGTCGGCGATGGGTGAGCTGACCGTCGACTGAGGTCATCACGGCGACCCGCTTCACCCGGCTTCGCCGCGCTTGCGATCGCCCAGCGCCTAGCGCACGACCGAGATCTCCCGGCCCAATTGGTAACCGGCGGCCAACGGCAAGATATCCCCGCTCCAGAAGCAGCCGGGGTCGAACCAGTTCGAGTTCTTGTCGGTCGACAGCAGGCCCATCTGTTCGTAGGTGATGGCCACCGTCTCGGCGCAGTAGGCGGTCTGCAACGCGACCTTGCTGTTGCGGGCCTTGCGCTGCTGGGTGATCTCCTCGACTTTGCGGTCCAGCAACGGGATACCGCGGGTCCAGTCGCGCGCTGTGGGCAGCCGCCCCCGCAGCCACCGGCCGGTGAGCCGTGCGGTGGTGGGAAACGCGGTGCCGTCCATCCGCGCGATCGCCTGCAGCAGCTGGTTCTCCTGCTGGCGGGTGATGGTCCCGCTGAGCTGGCGCAGCCAGCAGCGCTGCTCATAGCGGCCCATCCACTGCTCGACGGCCGCCCGGGCGTCGTTGAGCTGCACCCCGCGGTGGTTGGTGCCGGTCCAGAAGTCATGCAACTTGTCGCCGAGCTCGGCATGCCAGATCAACGGCGGCAGATCATCGAGGGCCACCGTCATCCCGACGTGGTTCACCGGGGCGTTGGACAGGGTCTGGATCGCGCGGTCCGGGCCGGAGCGGCCCCGGAACAACCAGATGTCGCCGGTGCGTGTTTCGGCCAGCGCCCGGTCCAATGTCACGGTGTGTTCGTCCACGCCCAGCACCCTAGGGTGTGATGGTGCGCAGCATCTGGAAATGGATCGGCCTGGCGGGTGTGGTGGGCGTTGCCGCCGGGGGAGTGCTGGTGGCGCGAGACCAGCGCCGACGGCGGGCCTACACGCCCGAACAAGTCCGCGCCCGCCTGCATGAGCGGCTGGCCGAGGCCGGCGGCTTGGATTAACGCAGCCTAGCGCCCGTCAGTCCGTGGCGGCGTCGACGCTGTAGAGGCGGTGGGTGCCCGCGAAGCCCTTCAGCTCCGCGTCACGCCCGACGCCGACGGTGATATCCGCGCATTCCTTCACCGCGTCGCGCACCGGCCCGCTGATCAGGATCTGGCCGCCCTGCGCCGCGGCGGCAACCCGGGCGGCCATCGCGACGTTGCGGCCGAACAGGTCGTCGCCGCGCCGCACCGAGCGGCCCATGTGCACCCCGATGCGCACCCGGATCGGCTGCTGGGGTTTGCGCCCGCGCCGGGCCTGCAGCGCCTGCTGAATGGCCAGGGCGCAGCGCACCGCCTGCGCGGGATCGGCGAAGGCGATCATGTAGCCGTCGCCCTGGCTTTTCACCACCTGCCCGCGGTGCGCCGCAACCAGCCGGTGCACCGCCTCGTCGTGGCGGGCGATCAGTTTCACCCAGGCGCGGTCACCGATCCGCTCGTTGAGTTCGGTGGACCCCTCGATGTCGGTGAACAGCACCACCACATGCCCGTCCGGGGCCAGCCGGGCCAGGTCGGGGCGTTCCACCGCCGCCCAGTCGGCGAGGTCTTCGATCGAACTGCGCACCGCCGCACCGAAACCCTGCTCGCGCACCAGGTTCGCCGTCTGCCAAACCGTCTTGACGGCCTCCCGGCCGCTGGTCAGAAGCATGGTGCGGGCATCGACCCGCCCGCGCAGCGAGTCGGCCTCGGCGCGGGCCCGCCGCAGCCGGGCGGTCACGATCGCCAGCGCCAGGCCCTGGCCGGCCACCACCGCCGCCAGGGCGTAGGCCGCGATCCAGGGCGGCGCGAGCCACCCCGTCAAGGCCCGGACACGAACTCGACGACGGCCGCGCTGAAGGCGTCGTTGTCGTCGCCGGCGGCGGTGTGCCCGGCGCCGGACAGCTCCACGAGCCGCGCGCCGGGGACCTTGGACAGGAAGTCCGCGACACCGTCGGGGCTGACCACATCGGAGAGCTTGCCGCGGATCAGCAGGATCGGGATCTGCAGCCCGATGGCGGCCGCCTCGATCTTCTCGGTGCGCA
It encodes:
- a CDS encoding putative quinol monooxygenase, with amino-acid sequence MIFIVVKFAVKPDWAQRWPQLVAGFTEATRAEPGNLWFEWSRSLDDACEYVLVEAFRDGEAGSAHVNSEHFKQAMADMPQALVSTPKIISQQIDATDWSAMGELTVD
- a CDS encoding guanylate cyclase, producing MDEHTVTLDRALAETRTGDIWLFRGRSGPDRAIQTLSNAPVNHVGMTVALDDLPPLIWHAELGDKLHDFWTGTNHRGVQLNDARAAVEQWMGRYEQRCWLRQLSGTITRQQENQLLQAIARMDGTAFPTTARLTGRWLRGRLPTARDWTRGIPLLDRKVEEITQQRKARNSKVALQTAYCAETVAITYEQMGLLSTDKNSNWFDPGCFWSGDILPLAAGYQLGREISVVR
- a CDS encoding Fe-S protein, whose protein sequence is MEVLRHVIVLLHIVGFAVTFGALVAEAAARRFQLTPVMNYGVLLSLLTGLALAAPWPADVVLNYPKIGTKLVILVALGAVLGIGRARQRKSGGEAPRPLFYAAGALVLTAAGLAVIW
- a CDS encoding adenylate/guanylate cyclase domain-containing protein, which codes for MTGWLAPPWIAAYALAAVVAGQGLALAIVTARLRRARAEADSLRGRVDARTMLLTSGREAVKTVWQTANLVREQGFGAAVRSSIEDLADWAAVERPDLARLAPDGHVVVLFTDIEGSTELNERIGDRAWVKLIARHDEAVHRLVAAHRGQVVKSQGDGYMIAFADPAQAVRCALAIQQALQARRGRKPQQPIRVRIGVHMGRSVRRGDDLFGRNVAMAARVAAAAQGGQILISGPVRDAVKECADITVGVGRDAELKGFAGTHRLYSVDAATD
- a CDS encoding OsmC family protein; this encodes MTTSLTRLAAVVAATSDPAAADPAGSQVVFSASAVGHDAVASTVTLGQYSVEVDEPPALGGENTAPNPVEYYLASLLSCQIVTWRYWAEKLGITVDEITGRAEGDLDVRGFFGLDDDVRPGFNQVRVVITVTGPETEERYRELHQTVEKHCPVLDLTTNVTPVHSTLEVK